From Brochothrix thermosphacta DSM 20171 = FSL F6-1036, a single genomic window includes:
- a CDS encoding copper ion binding protein — MKTEIINVAGMSCQHCVNTIESSVKGLEGVSTVEVVLPSGSVTVVFDPLKIGLAQIETAISERGYDIN, encoded by the coding sequence ATGAAAACTGAAATTATAAATGTGGCGGGTATGTCTTGCCAACACTGTGTCAATACAATCGAATCAAGCGTTAAAGGTTTAGAGGGTGTGTCTACTGTTGAAGTTGTATTACCAAGCGGAAGTGTCACTGTCGTGTTTGATCCACTTAAAATTGGTTTAGCGCAAATTGAAACGGCTATTAGTGAACGTGGGTATGATATAAATTAG
- a CDS encoding heavy metal translocating P-type ATPase: MLQAITVQIQGMTCATCSNRIEKGLKEQQGIEKATVNLALEQATINFDPNEVSAAEVVRNIQKTGYEVVQESVGFIVVGMTCANCAQQIEKTLNKMPGVIEATVNLAMEQATVNYFPTTVTPTDMIERIKGIGYELVEPEENTTKARDYRAEAIKKQKVVFLTSAILSLPLLWTMVTHFSWTSFIWMPDFFMNPWFQLILATPVQFVIGSQFYVGAYKALRNKSANMDVLVALGTSAAYFYSVYTIFKHLDMIGTAHLPLYFETSAVLITLILLGKLFEAKAKGHSSDAIKKLMGLQAKSALVKREGKLIDVPMADIRLKDIVVVKPGEKIPVDGIVRTGDSAVDESMLTGESMPVSKQVGDAVIGATLNKNGALEIEATKIGKETTLAQIIKVVEEAQGSKAPIQRMADVISGVFVPIVVGIALATFLIWYFGVAPGDFAGALEKFIAVLVIACPCALGLATPTSIMAGSGRAAEFGILFKGGEYLEAIQKLEVIVVDKTGTVTNGKPVLTDVITTEGVTREQLLMLAIALEQKSEHPLADAIVKGAVSEGVSLSEPETFTAIPGSGISGIVNGENVSIGTRQLMEQSGIDVTLYEERLITFETQGKTAMLVAVNQKIAGIIAVADTIKPTSKEAVTALHRMGLKVVMLTGDNQRTADYIASQVGIDEVFAGVLPAEKAQVIDQLKAKGQHVAMVGDGVNDAPALATADIGIAMGTGADIAIEAADVTIIKGDLMKIVDAIAMSRHTMRNIKQNLFFALAYNVVGIPIAAVGLLAPWVAGAAMALSSVSVVLNALRLQRVKLKR, from the coding sequence ATGCTGCAAGCAATAACAGTTCAAATTCAGGGGATGACTTGTGCGACTTGTTCTAATCGTATTGAAAAAGGATTGAAGGAACAGCAAGGTATAGAAAAAGCGACAGTTAACTTGGCATTAGAACAAGCCACTATTAACTTTGATCCAAATGAAGTGAGTGCAGCTGAAGTGGTACGTAATATTCAAAAAACAGGCTACGAAGTTGTGCAAGAATCAGTTGGTTTTATAGTAGTGGGTATGACTTGTGCCAACTGTGCGCAACAGATTGAAAAAACATTGAATAAAATGCCAGGGGTTATTGAAGCGACAGTTAACTTAGCGATGGAACAAGCCACTGTTAATTACTTTCCGACAACAGTAACACCAACAGATATGATTGAACGCATTAAGGGCATTGGCTACGAACTTGTTGAACCTGAGGAAAACACTACAAAAGCACGGGATTACCGTGCAGAAGCAATCAAAAAACAAAAGGTTGTCTTTTTAACATCAGCTATTTTATCTTTGCCACTACTTTGGACGATGGTTACACATTTTAGTTGGACTTCCTTTATCTGGATGCCTGATTTTTTTATGAATCCATGGTTTCAATTGATATTAGCAACGCCAGTCCAGTTCGTCATAGGGAGTCAATTTTATGTAGGGGCTTACAAGGCTTTGCGTAATAAATCAGCCAACATGGATGTGTTGGTTGCCTTGGGTACTTCAGCGGCCTACTTCTACAGTGTATACACTATATTTAAGCATTTAGATATGATAGGGACCGCACATCTACCGCTATATTTTGAAACAAGTGCTGTTTTAATCACCTTAATATTGCTTGGGAAATTATTTGAAGCAAAAGCAAAAGGACATTCTTCTGATGCGATTAAAAAGTTAATGGGACTACAAGCTAAAAGTGCCCTTGTAAAACGAGAGGGAAAATTAATCGATGTTCCAATGGCAGATATACGTCTCAAAGATATCGTAGTGGTTAAACCGGGTGAAAAAATACCCGTAGACGGTATTGTTCGAACAGGAGATTCAGCAGTTGATGAATCGATGTTGACTGGAGAGAGTATGCCGGTTAGTAAGCAAGTTGGTGACGCTGTTATTGGTGCAACACTCAATAAAAATGGTGCGCTCGAGATAGAAGCAACCAAAATTGGAAAAGAAACGACGTTAGCACAAATTATTAAAGTGGTGGAAGAGGCACAAGGTTCTAAAGCGCCTATTCAACGCATGGCGGATGTTATCTCAGGTGTTTTTGTACCGATTGTTGTGGGGATTGCATTAGCCACATTTTTAATTTGGTACTTTGGTGTCGCACCAGGTGATTTTGCAGGAGCACTAGAAAAATTCATTGCCGTGTTGGTAATCGCTTGTCCTTGTGCGCTAGGATTAGCAACCCCGACATCCATTATGGCAGGATCTGGACGAGCAGCCGAATTTGGTATTTTGTTTAAAGGCGGAGAATATTTAGAAGCCATACAAAAACTTGAGGTCATCGTTGTTGATAAAACAGGGACTGTAACAAATGGGAAGCCAGTCTTAACAGATGTGATTACAACTGAAGGTGTGACTCGAGAACAGTTGCTAATGTTGGCAATAGCATTGGAACAAAAATCAGAACATCCACTTGCCGATGCAATTGTGAAGGGGGCAGTATCAGAAGGTGTTTCCCTGTCAGAACCAGAGACTTTCACTGCAATACCAGGATCTGGAATCTCAGGAATAGTGAATGGGGAGAACGTTAGTATTGGAACACGTCAATTAATGGAACAGTCTGGAATAGATGTAACGCTCTATGAAGAAAGATTGATAACATTTGAAACACAAGGTAAGACAGCGATGTTAGTGGCTGTTAATCAGAAAATTGCTGGTATCATTGCAGTAGCCGATACAATTAAACCAACTTCAAAAGAAGCGGTTACAGCCTTACACCGCATGGGTTTGAAAGTTGTTATGTTAACAGGTGATAACCAACGTACAGCGGATTATATCGCTTCACAAGTAGGTATTGATGAAGTTTTTGCAGGTGTTCTACCAGCAGAAAAAGCACAAGTAATTGACCAATTAAAAGCAAAAGGTCAACATGTGGCCATGGTTGGAGATGGTGTCAATGATGCGCCTGCCTTAGCGACAGCTGATATTGGTATTGCAATGGGGACAGGTGCCGATATTGCGATTGAAGCTGCTGATGTAACAATCATAAAAGGTGATTTAATGAAAATTGTTGATGCGATTGCGATGAGCCGTCACACTATGAGAAACATTAAACAGAATCTCTTTTTCGCACTAGCGTACAATGTCGTTGGGATTCCAATTGCGGCCGTTGGTCTTCTAGCACCTTGGGTAGCTGGAGCTGCGATGGCTTTAAGCTCAGTATCTGTTGTACTGAATGCTTTACGATTACAACGTGTTAAATTGAAGCGCTAA
- a CDS encoding TM2 domain-containing protein, whose product MKNVNKVLYIVFALFLGHFGVHKFYAGKTGVGVLFLIFCWTGIPGVIGIIQGILAIFKSADSEGNISV is encoded by the coding sequence ATGAAAAACGTCAATAAAGTGTTGTATATTGTGTTTGCCTTATTTTTAGGACATTTTGGTGTGCATAAATTTTATGCTGGAAAAACTGGCGTTGGTGTTCTCTTTCTTATTTTTTGTTGGACGGGAATTCCAGGGGTCATCGGTATTATCCAAGGTATTTTAGCGATTTTCAAATCAGCTGATAGCGAGGGTAATATTTCAGTTTAA
- a CDS encoding cation:proton antiporter, translating into MTLLWQLALIIFATKSAGYLSQRLGQPRVLGEILVGILIGPAILGWIEFTHTLEIFSELGVIFLMFFAGLETNMKDLRDNKKPAIAVALMGIFVPFIGGYLVGHFMGLGMIASLFIGIVFSATSVSISVQTFRELNVLQSRESITVLGAAVVDDIVVMMGLAIMLSLTVADDVSLSMVLLKQVIFFVVIIALSWKVVPFITKRFIKSTQALLVFGILLCLSYAYFADAMGISNIIGAFIAGLSLSSMPKKDAFEEEFAPAIFTLFVPVFFAGIGLSVNFTGLAEHWLLVIVLSIVAIATKLIGSAIGARLTGFDTRGSLIIGAAMISRGEVALITASIGLSAGIISQAYFTPIIIAVIVTTLVTPPLLKRLIKK; encoded by the coding sequence TTGACGTTATTATGGCAATTAGCTTTAATTATTTTTGCAACAAAAAGTGCGGGCTACCTTTCACAACGTTTGGGTCAACCACGCGTTTTAGGTGAGATTCTAGTCGGTATTTTAATCGGACCTGCGATACTCGGTTGGATTGAATTTACACATACATTAGAAATTTTCAGTGAATTAGGTGTTATTTTCCTAATGTTCTTTGCTGGTTTAGAAACAAACATGAAAGACCTACGTGACAATAAAAAACCTGCCATTGCAGTTGCTTTAATGGGCATTTTTGTACCCTTTATCGGTGGTTACTTGGTTGGGCATTTTATGGGACTTGGAATGATTGCCTCACTCTTTATCGGTATTGTTTTTTCAGCGACATCGGTTAGTATCTCTGTACAGACGTTCCGTGAATTGAATGTTTTACAAAGTCGTGAGAGCATTACCGTTTTAGGTGCTGCTGTCGTTGATGATATCGTCGTTATGATGGGATTAGCCATCATGCTGAGTTTAACTGTCGCGGATGATGTGAGCCTTTCAATGGTTTTACTTAAACAAGTCATCTTCTTCGTCGTTATTATCGCCTTGAGTTGGAAAGTCGTACCATTCATTACAAAACGCTTTATAAAATCAACACAAGCCTTATTAGTCTTCGGTATTCTACTATGTTTGAGTTATGCTTACTTTGCTGATGCAATGGGCATAAGCAATATTATCGGTGCTTTCATTGCAGGCCTCTCTCTTTCAAGCATGCCTAAAAAAGATGCCTTCGAAGAAGAATTCGCGCCTGCTATCTTCACACTTTTTGTACCGGTGTTCTTTGCAGGAATTGGGCTTTCCGTCAATTTCACTGGACTAGCTGAACATTGGCTACTTGTTATTGTCTTATCTATTGTAGCTATTGCAACTAAATTAATTGGATCAGCAATCGGTGCCCGTTTAACAGGGTTTGATACGCGGGGCTCTTTGATTATCGGTGCTGCCATGATTTCAAGGGGAGAAGTTGCTTTGATAACAGCATCAATCGGGCTTTCCGCTGGAATAATTTCACAAGCATATTTCACACCTATTATTATTGCGGTGATTGTAACAACACTTGTTACCCCACCCTTATTAAAACGCCTGATTAAAAAATAA
- a CDS encoding ABC transporter permease, translated as MYALIQNEIAKLWYRKSTLVFILLTFIFGFGFAYLSKRFEIVPGGADYFSTLGGQTSFINLFIVIVASTIVATEFSQGTIKFLLIRPYSRTQIMLSKIITTFVMAIVLSLLLFASSYLGTLVFFDNVDLLANMSSTVSVSAMGLALRTISANLLLMIFYIMISVFISASFRSQALAVGLGTAILFSSSILNAISTIVMQKYHWLRWNPFNTLNIKEAVLPKSAQFLDYQLSATEMIIALCCYIVLFYIISQLVFNRRDVALS; from the coding sequence ATGTATGCTTTAATTCAAAATGAAATTGCAAAATTATGGTATCGAAAATCAACCTTGGTTTTCATTCTCCTTACATTTATTTTCGGTTTTGGTTTTGCTTACCTTAGTAAACGATTTGAAATAGTCCCTGGCGGCGCAGATTATTTTTCTACACTTGGCGGACAAACATCGTTCATCAACTTATTCATTGTTATTGTAGCAAGTACAATTGTTGCAACTGAATTCAGTCAAGGAACGATTAAATTTTTATTAATACGTCCATACAGTCGCACTCAAATTATGCTTTCAAAAATCATCACTACCTTTGTAATGGCTATCGTATTATCTCTCTTATTGTTTGCTTCGTCATACTTAGGAACACTTGTCTTTTTCGACAATGTGGATCTGTTAGCTAATATGAGCAGTACCGTTTCTGTATCAGCAATGGGCTTAGCACTTCGAACAATTAGTGCAAACCTTCTTCTAATGATCTTCTATATTATGATTTCAGTCTTTATCTCAGCTTCGTTTCGTTCGCAAGCCTTGGCAGTCGGACTCGGAACAGCTATTTTATTCTCGTCTAGTATACTGAATGCTATTTCGACCATAGTTATGCAAAAGTATCACTGGTTACGTTGGAACCCTTTCAACACATTGAACATAAAAGAAGCCGTGTTACCAAAAAGCGCTCAGTTTTTAGATTATCAATTATCTGCTACTGAAATGATCATCGCGCTCTGCTGTTACATCGTTCTGTTTTATATCATTTCGCAATTAGTATTCAATCGAAGAGATGTTGCACTCAGTTAA
- a CDS encoding ABC transporter ATP-binding protein → MDSNTVLSLDNITKRIKRKDLVKDVNFSLQKGEILGLLGPNGSGKTTIMRQIVGLTFPTSGSIVVLGETVRHTNRDYLKHIGAIIENPEFYNYMTGYQNLQQFLRLSDYEVTTDELDAIIEKVHLTDSIHNKVKTYSLGMRQRLGVAQAILHNPSVLILDEPTNGLDPQGVREFRELLKELAQTSNVGILISSHLLNEIEQICTRLLVLENGVIIKDESLDSMLATTQTVRLTTNDNHSAKLSLETLDYVSEIVGSELVVTLKSTSLAEIIRTLVNDNIDIITLEHHRESLEDNFIKLTNHKGGH, encoded by the coding sequence TTGGACTCAAACACAGTACTATCTTTAGATAACATCACAAAACGTATTAAACGTAAGGACCTTGTAAAAGATGTTAATTTTTCATTGCAAAAAGGCGAAATATTAGGTCTATTAGGTCCAAATGGTTCTGGTAAAACAACAATTATGCGTCAAATTGTAGGCTTAACTTTTCCCACCAGCGGATCGATTGTTGTTTTAGGTGAAACAGTACGACATACAAATCGTGATTATTTGAAACATATTGGAGCAATTATTGAAAATCCTGAATTTTATAATTATATGACTGGGTATCAAAACTTGCAGCAATTCCTTCGTTTATCAGATTACGAGGTGACAACTGATGAACTGGATGCGATTATTGAAAAAGTTCATTTAACAGACAGTATCCATAATAAAGTAAAAACTTATTCATTGGGTATGCGTCAACGTCTTGGTGTTGCCCAAGCTATTTTGCACAATCCATCAGTATTAATTTTAGATGAACCAACTAACGGTTTAGATCCACAGGGGGTTCGTGAGTTTCGAGAATTATTGAAAGAACTTGCTCAGACTTCAAACGTAGGGATCCTTATCTCAAGTCACCTATTGAATGAAATAGAACAAATTTGTACTCGTCTGTTAGTGTTAGAAAATGGCGTCATTATTAAAGATGAATCACTTGACTCAATGCTAGCAACTACTCAAACTGTTCGTTTAACAACAAATGACAACCACTCAGCCAAATTATCATTAGAAACACTTGATTACGTGTCTGAGATTGTTGGTTCAGAACTGGTCGTTACTTTGAAATCAACTTCTTTAGCAGAAATTATTCGCACGCTTGTTAACGATAATATTGACATCATTACGCTAGAGCATCATCGTGAATCACTTGAAGATAACTTTATTAAATTAACCAACCATAAAGGAGGCCATTGA
- a CDS encoding efflux RND transporter permease subunit has translation MKSTVNFVLRNKLAIWIMTIIIAGAGIYSGMKMKMETMPDISIPIISVSTTYPGATPEQVANDVSIPVENAVESLKGVKTVTSTSYQNMSSLQIEYNYGADMKEAQESVKEVIEKLELPETTTKPVVDRVSINAFPVIALSVSNKDQSIAELTDTVENNIIGDIQGIDGVGSATATGQQVDKVKLTYNQAKMAKLGLTEDAVAQVIKASDLKMPLGIFNFEKSQESVVVDGKATTIKELENVEIPTVNPDPEKAAAAIAAGEPLSVKLKDIASIKKVGEVESISRTNGQDAIAIQVVKGQDANTVDVVNAVKDKVKSYEDRYDVKIDVTLDQGEPIEASVKTMVDKALFGALFAVIIILIFLRNFRSTIISIVSIPMSLLMGVIVLKQMDITLNMMTLGAMTVAIGRVIDDSIVVVENIYRRMHLPDEKLKGKALIREATLEMFRPIMSSTLVTVAVFVPLGLVSGMVGELFLPFALTIAFALVGSLIIAVTIVPVLSHTLFKKELNGQKPVKKQVEEHGKMAIGYTRILKWVLNHKWITSLITLAALIGSLALTPLVGFSFMPDDEQKLMYVTYTPKAGQTDADVAKDVKKVEKLFMDRKDVKMTQLSTGGANPMMGGSGNGSLMYVTFDDDVKNFDSIKDKVLNQIEGFKQAGEWKSQDFTMTSNSELSYSVYGNSEKEISGTVKDIEKIMNERKDMKNVTSSLTETYEEHTLKIDGDKVSALGLSTAQIGQAINPNKQATVLTTVKKGDKDIDVEVQSSVKAPDNFKDVLKEKIKTPTGQEVALSELVKVENGTTANSVSRSEGKVFATVKGKITDKDISKASSAVQKKIDKLETPKSIDISSGGATEDMADAFSQLGLAMVAAIAIVYLILVITFGEGLAPFAILFSLPLTVIGSIVALLIAREPIDVSTMIGLLMLIGIVVTNAIVLVDRIIHKEHEGMPMREAILEAGATRLRPILMTAIATIGALIPLAIGAEGSGLISKGLGVTVIGGLISSTLLTLVIVPLMYEALSKLLKKKRNKTVE, from the coding sequence ATGAAAAGCACTGTTAATTTTGTTTTGCGTAACAAACTAGCAATTTGGATTATGACAATTATTATTGCTGGAGCAGGAATATATTCGGGTATGAAAATGAAAATGGAAACAATGCCTGATATTTCGATTCCAATCATCTCAGTATCGACAACGTATCCTGGTGCAACACCAGAACAAGTTGCAAATGATGTTTCGATACCTGTAGAAAATGCAGTTGAGTCATTAAAAGGTGTTAAGACAGTAACGTCAACATCTTATCAAAACATGTCCTCTTTACAGATTGAATACAATTATGGAGCGGATATGAAAGAAGCTCAAGAGAGCGTTAAGGAAGTCATTGAAAAATTAGAATTACCAGAAACGACTACTAAACCAGTCGTTGACCGAGTATCGATCAATGCGTTCCCAGTTATTGCATTAAGCGTATCGAATAAAGATCAATCCATTGCAGAATTAACTGATACTGTAGAAAATAATATTATTGGTGATATTCAAGGTATTGATGGTGTAGGTTCTGCAACAGCTACTGGTCAACAAGTTGATAAAGTTAAGTTGACTTATAATCAAGCTAAAATGGCTAAACTTGGTTTGACTGAAGACGCGGTTGCACAAGTTATAAAAGCAAGCGATTTGAAAATGCCATTAGGTATTTTTAACTTCGAAAAATCACAAGAATCTGTTGTGGTGGATGGAAAAGCAACAACCATTAAAGAGTTAGAAAACGTGGAGATTCCAACTGTAAACCCTGATCCTGAAAAAGCGGCAGCAGCAATTGCGGCAGGTGAACCTCTCAGCGTTAAATTAAAAGATATCGCTTCTATCAAAAAAGTAGGTGAAGTTGAATCAATTTCACGTACAAATGGCCAAGATGCGATTGCAATTCAAGTCGTTAAGGGACAAGACGCTAATACCGTAGATGTCGTTAACGCAGTTAAGGATAAAGTGAAGTCATATGAAGATCGTTATGATGTTAAGATTGATGTTACCTTAGATCAAGGTGAACCAATTGAAGCATCAGTTAAAACAATGGTTGATAAAGCCCTATTTGGTGCTTTGTTCGCAGTTATCATTATTTTGATTTTCTTACGTAACTTCCGTTCAACAATAATTTCAATTGTTTCTATCCCGATGTCGTTATTAATGGGTGTGATTGTTCTTAAACAAATGGACATTACCCTTAACATGATGACGCTGGGTGCGATGACGGTTGCGATTGGTCGTGTAATTGATGACTCGATTGTTGTTGTTGAAAATATATACCGTCGAATGCATTTACCTGATGAAAAATTAAAAGGTAAAGCTCTAATTCGTGAAGCAACATTAGAAATGTTCCGACCAATTATGTCATCTACTTTAGTAACTGTGGCAGTATTCGTTCCACTAGGTTTGGTGAGTGGTATGGTTGGTGAGTTATTCTTACCATTTGCGTTAACCATTGCTTTTGCTTTAGTAGGATCATTAATTATTGCGGTAACGATTGTTCCAGTGCTATCACATACATTGTTCAAAAAAGAGCTGAATGGTCAAAAACCAGTTAAAAAACAAGTCGAAGAACACGGTAAAATGGCTATTGGTTATACGCGTATTCTAAAATGGGTACTTAACCATAAGTGGATTACATCGTTAATTACACTAGCGGCTTTAATCGGAAGTTTAGCATTAACACCACTCGTTGGCTTTAGTTTTATGCCTGATGATGAACAAAAATTAATGTACGTTACTTACACACCAAAAGCAGGTCAAACTGATGCAGATGTTGCGAAAGATGTTAAAAAAGTTGAGAAACTTTTCATGGATCGTAAAGATGTTAAAATGACACAGCTTTCAACAGGGGGCGCAAACCCAATGATGGGCGGATCAGGTAATGGTTCGTTAATGTATGTAACATTTGATGATGATGTGAAAAACTTTGATTCAATAAAAGATAAAGTACTTAATCAAATTGAAGGCTTTAAACAAGCGGGTGAATGGAAGTCACAAGATTTCACTATGACTTCAAATAGTGAGTTAAGTTATTCCGTTTATGGTAATAGTGAGAAAGAAATTAGTGGCACAGTGAAAGACATTGAAAAAATCATGAATGAACGAAAAGATATGAAAAATGTAACTTCTTCATTAACAGAAACATATGAAGAACATACACTTAAAATTGATGGTGATAAAGTTTCAGCATTAGGATTATCAACAGCTCAAATTGGGCAAGCGATCAACCCTAATAAGCAAGCAACTGTATTAACAACAGTTAAAAAAGGTGATAAAGACATCGATGTTGAAGTTCAAAGTAGTGTGAAAGCGCCTGATAACTTTAAAGATGTCTTAAAAGAAAAAATTAAAACACCGACAGGTCAAGAAGTTGCATTATCAGAGCTTGTAAAAGTTGAAAATGGCACAACAGCTAACTCTGTTAGCCGTAGTGAAGGTAAAGTCTTCGCAACTGTTAAAGGTAAAATAACAGATAAAGATATTTCAAAAGCTTCTTCAGCTGTACAAAAGAAAATTGATAAATTAGAGACACCTAAATCAATTGATATTAGTTCAGGTGGTGCGACTGAGGATATGGCAGATGCCTTTAGCCAACTTGGATTAGCGATGGTTGCAGCAATTGCGATTGTTTATCTTATCCTTGTTATCACATTCGGTGAAGGTCTTGCACCGTTTGCAATTCTCTTCTCATTACCATTGACTGTTATTGGTTCTATCGTTGCACTACTGATTGCTAGAGAACCAATTGATGTGTCAACAATGATTGGATTATTGATGTTAATCGGTATTGTCGTCACGAATGCGATTGTACTCGTCGATCGGATTATCCATAAAGAACATGAAGGAATGCCGATGCGAGAAGCGATTCTTGAAGCAGGGGCAACGCGTTTACGTCCAATCCTAATGACAGCCATTGCAACAATTGGCGCTTTAATTCCACTTGCGATTGGAGCAGAAGGCAGTGGTTTAATTTCTAAAGGTTTGGGAGTAACTGTAATTGGTGGGCTCATTAGTTCAACACTTCTAACATTAGTTATTGTTCCATTGATGTATGAGGCACTATCAAAATTATTAAAGAAAAAACGTAATAAAACAGTCGAATAA
- a CDS encoding cell division site-positioning protein MapZ family protein: MPSRSEYREDKQQQKKRKNKKQLIIVVSILAALFLIYVGALKYQEYASAKEEKQKHTAFSKSEQGLEKSATQAIASLYSEEEPAFLKKDLKEDEIKEAQLKVAKVKNESTQEKLATKLRTVESMFTIQSSLNGIFTTEVINGDSTARVTDAILDDDVKPESIATVEKALAELRLDNEWMIRTKALTEEAQKQSSANETILDVLAKQKDLVGLSERRSNYEEAKELLKEIKNKDLHKKYEAQLAKIETILAMDEKKEQIRVEAEEKLREQEAALAEQKAREEAAALAEQKAREQANAAEAAVEAKKADEAKKADDDKQAAEAKKAEDDKKAAEAKKAEDDKKAAEAKQAEEDKKAAEAKQAEEDKKADEAKQAEDAKKDKD; this comes from the coding sequence ATGCCGAGTCGGTCAGAATATCGTGAAGATAAGCAACAACAAAAAAAACGTAAAAATAAAAAGCAACTGATCATAGTAGTTAGCATTTTGGCTGCACTATTCTTAATATATGTAGGTGCTCTAAAATATCAAGAGTACGCTTCAGCCAAAGAAGAAAAGCAAAAGCACACGGCGTTTAGTAAGAGTGAACAAGGATTAGAGAAAAGTGCCACACAAGCCATTGCGTCACTTTATTCAGAAGAAGAACCAGCTTTCTTAAAAAAAGATCTTAAGGAAGATGAAATCAAAGAAGCACAATTAAAAGTAGCGAAAGTGAAAAATGAAAGTACTCAAGAGAAATTAGCAACCAAATTACGTACGGTCGAATCGATGTTCACCATTCAGAGCAGCTTGAATGGCATCTTTACAACTGAAGTCATTAATGGCGACAGCACTGCCAGAGTAACGGATGCTATCTTAGATGATGACGTGAAGCCTGAATCAATTGCAACGGTTGAAAAAGCATTGGCAGAATTGCGTTTGGATAATGAATGGATGATAAGAACAAAAGCATTAACTGAAGAGGCACAAAAACAATCCTCGGCAAATGAGACGATTCTAGATGTACTTGCTAAGCAAAAAGATTTGGTCGGACTTTCGGAGCGTCGCAGTAACTATGAGGAAGCAAAAGAATTACTTAAAGAGATAAAAAATAAAGATTTACATAAGAAATATGAGGCGCAATTAGCTAAAATAGAAACGATATTGGCAATGGACGAAAAGAAAGAGCAAATTAGAGTTGAAGCTGAGGAAAAACTCCGTGAACAAGAAGCTGCTCTAGCTGAACAAAAAGCACGTGAAGAAGCGGCTGCTTTAGCAGAGCAAAAAGCACGCGAACAAGCAAATGCGGCAGAAGCTGCTGTTGAAGCTAAAAAAGCAGACGAAGCTAAGAAGGCGGACGACGACAAACAAGCAGCGGAAGCTAAGAAGGCAGAAGACGACAAAAAGGCAGCAGAAGCTAAGAAAGCAGAAGACGATAAAAAAGCAGCAGAAGCTAAGCAGGCAGAAGAAGACAAAAAAGCAGCAGAAGCTAAGCAGGCAGAAGAAGACAAAAAAGCAGACGAAGCTAAGCAGGCGGAAGATGCAAAAAAAGATAAAGATTAA
- a CDS encoding LD-carboxypeptidase, whose amino-acid sequence MLVKGDSIGLIACSNARPSRYEEKIKNVEGFITALGINIVRAETLLETDEKTTSAPQARALELHKLYDNEKIKLIFDISGGDLANQILPFLDFERITAANKPFVGLSDLTTVLNAVLQQTNQKNYYFQLMTLAGTKAVEQQNFFKEYFVEGHETIIETRGLTDFKEIVGKMYGGNIRCLLKLAGTSFWPEFKGHIILLEGFSGSYERNASYIAQLQQLGVFTDCIGIVLGTFTELDQKNTTLIESLILAAVPDDLPVARTSEVGHGDDGKAIILGHTITIRG is encoded by the coding sequence ATGTTAGTAAAAGGAGATAGTATTGGTTTAATTGCGTGTTCGAATGCGAGACCCTCACGTTATGAAGAAAAAATAAAAAACGTTGAGGGTTTTATAACAGCGCTAGGCATAAATATTGTGAGAGCGGAGACATTATTAGAAACAGACGAAAAAACAACTTCAGCGCCTCAAGCACGTGCTTTAGAATTGCACAAGTTGTATGACAATGAAAAAATTAAGTTGATTTTTGATATTTCAGGTGGAGATTTAGCGAACCAAATACTGCCATTTCTCGATTTTGAACGTATAACAGCAGCAAATAAACCCTTTGTTGGATTGAGTGATTTAACTACGGTATTGAATGCTGTCTTACAGCAAACGAATCAAAAAAATTACTATTTTCAACTAATGACGCTTGCGGGTACAAAAGCAGTGGAACAGCAAAATTTCTTTAAAGAGTATTTTGTTGAGGGGCATGAAACAATTATAGAAACAAGAGGTTTAACTGATTTTAAGGAAATAGTTGGGAAAATGTATGGAGGGAATATCCGTTGCTTATTGAAGCTAGCTGGGACTTCTTTTTGGCCAGAATTCAAAGGGCATATCATTCTCTTGGAAGGTTTTTCGGGCAGCTATGAACGCAATGCCAGTTATATAGCACAATTACAGCAACTTGGTGTCTTTACTGACTGTATAGGGATTGTGTTAGGAACATTTACAGAATTGGATCAAAAAAATACGACGTTAATCGAGTCCTTGATTTTAGCAGCAGTTCCGGATGATTTACCAGTGGCCAGAACGTCAGAAGTGGGCCATGGTGATGACGGGAAGGCGATCATATTAGGTCACACCATTACAATTAGAGGGTAG